Proteins from a single region of Macaca nemestrina isolate mMacNem1 chromosome 13, mMacNem.hap1, whole genome shotgun sequence:
- the LOC105465190 gene encoding prokineticin receptor 1, with amino-acid sequence METTMGFMDDNATNTSTSFLSALNPHGAHAASFPFNFSYGDYDMPLDEDEDVTNSRTFFAAKIVIGMALVGIMLVCGIGNFVFIAALVRYKKLRNLTNLLIANLAISDFLVAIVCCPFEMDYYVVRQLSWEHGHILCTSVNYLRTVSLYVSTNALLAIAIDRYLAIVHPLRPRMKCQTATGLIALVWTVSILIAIPSAYFTTETVLVIVRSQEKIFCGQIWPVDQQLYYKSYFLFIFGIEFVGPVFTMTLCYARISRELWFKAVPGFQTEQIRKRLRCRRKTVLVLMCILTAYVLCWAPFYGFTIVRDFFPTVFVKEKHYLTAFYIVECIAMSNSMINTLCFVTVKNNTAKYFKKIMLLHWKASYNGGKSSADLDLKTIGMPATEEVDCIRLK; translated from the exons ATGGAGACCACCATGGGGTTCATGGATGACAATGCCACCAACACCTCCACCAGCTTCCTTTCTGCGCTCAACCCTCATGGAGCCCATGCCGCTTCCTTCCCATTCAACTTCAGCTATGGTGACTATGATATGCCTTTGGATGAAGATGAGGATGTGACCAATTCCCGGACGTTCTTTGCTGCCAAGATTGTCATTGGGATGGCCCTGGTGGGCATCATGCTGGTCTGTGGCATTGGCAACTTCGTCTTTATCGCTGCTCTGGTCCGCTACAAGAAACTGCGCAATCTCACCAACCTGCTCATCGCCAACCTGGCCATCTCGGATTTCCTGGTGGCCATTGTCTGCTGCCCCTTTGAGATGGACTACTATGTGGTGCGCCAGCTCTCCTGGGAGCACGGCCACATCCTGTGCACCTCTGTCAACTACCTGCGCACTGTCTCTCTCTATGTCTCCACCAATGCCCTGCTGGCCATTGCCATTGACAG GTATCTGGCTATTGTCCACCCGCTGAGACCACGGATGAAGTGCCAAACAGCCACTGGCCTGATTGCCTTGGTGTGGACGGTGTCCATCCTGATCGCCATCCCTTCCGCCTACTTCACCACCGAGACGGTCCTCGTCATTGTCAGGAGCCAGGAAAAGATCTTCTGCGGCCAGATCTGGCCTGTTGACCAGCAGCTGTACTACAAGTCCTACTTCCTCTTTATCTTTGGCATTGAGTTCGTGGGCCCCGTGTTCACCATGACCCTGTGCTATGCCAGGATCTCCCGGGAGCTCTGGTTCAAGGCGGTCCCTGGATTCCAGACCGAGCAGATCCGCAAGAGGCTGCGCTGCCGCAGGAAGACGGTCCTGGTGCTTATGTGCATCCTCACCGCCTACGTGCTGTGCTGGGCGCCCTTCTACGGCTTCACCATCGTGCGTGACTTCTTCCCCACCGTGTTCGTGAAGGAGAAGCACTACCTCACTGCCTTCTACATCGTCGAGTGCATCGCCATGAGCAACAGCATGATCAACACCCTGTGCTTCGTGACAGTCAAGAACAACACCGCCAAGTACTTCAAAAAGATCATGCTGCTCCACTGGAAGGCTTCTTACAATGGCGGTAAGTCCAGTGCAGACCTGGACCTCAAGACAATCGGGATGCCTGCCACTGAAGAGGTGGACTGCATCAGACTAAAATAA